A stretch of the Candidatus Binatia bacterium genome encodes the following:
- a CDS encoding ABC transporter substrate-binding protein, with the protein MRNEIFKRARIGFLILFAWIGLAPIPARAAAPSSLRVSYPAPTASQLPLWVAKERNFFDKHGAAVELVYVGSSSIAIAALFSGNLDVVAGGGVGGIASYLQGYRDLALFASLNNRLNFFVYAHPSITEPSGLRGKKLGVSRFGGVGDFAARFFLKRAGLDPRKDLAMIQVGSQSELTPALARGAIDAGTVAVPQNFVAKKMGYRELADLTQSGARYASNAFLAKKSFLVDNRARMEAFLRAVIEAIHFVKTRRAEALSILARYTRTSDAEALGQTYDEYVHKVWPQVPGIEPEDLKAVFEQMGETNPKALEVNPAELIYAPLMENVVKSGFVKELYK; encoded by the coding sequence ATGCGAAATGAAATTTTCAAGCGGGCGCGAATCGGTTTTTTAATATTATTTGCCTGGATCGGTCTTGCGCCGATTCCCGCGCGGGCTGCCGCGCCGTCTTCTCTCCGCGTCTCGTATCCCGCGCCGACGGCGTCGCAGCTGCCGCTGTGGGTGGCGAAAGAGAGAAATTTTTTCGACAAGCACGGCGCCGCCGTCGAGCTGGTCTACGTCGGCTCGTCGTCCATCGCCATCGCCGCGCTCTTCAGCGGCAATCTGGACGTCGTCGCCGGCGGTGGGGTCGGCGGCATCGCCTCGTACCTCCAGGGCTATCGCGACCTCGCGCTCTTCGCCAGCTTGAACAACCGGCTGAACTTCTTCGTCTACGCGCATCCTTCCATCACCGAGCCGTCGGGTCTCCGCGGCAAAAAATTAGGCGTCAGCCGCTTCGGCGGCGTCGGCGATTTCGCCGCGAGGTTTTTCTTGAAGCGCGCGGGTCTCGACCCGCGCAAGGACCTGGCCATGATCCAGGTGGGCAGCCAATCGGAATTGACGCCGGCGCTGGCGCGCGGCGCCATCGACGCGGGCACCGTGGCGGTGCCGCAGAACTTCGTCGCCAAGAAGATGGGCTATCGCGAGCTGGCCGACCTGACGCAGAGCGGCGCGCGCTACGCGTCGAACGCTTTTTTGGCCAAGAAGAGTTTTCTCGTCGACAACCGGGCGCGCATGGAAGCCTTCCTTCGCGCCGTCATCGAAGCGATCCACTTCGTCAAGACGCGCCGCGCCGAAGCTCTGAGCATCCTGGCGCGCTACACGAGGACGAGCGACGCCGAAGCGCTCGGTCAGACTTACGACGAATACGTGCACAAAGTCTGGCCCCAGGTTCCCGGCATCGAGCCGGAAGATCTCAAGGCGGTGTTCGAGCAGATGGGCGAGACCAATCCCAAAGCGCTGGAGGTCAATCCCGCCGAGTTAATTTATGCGCCGTTGATGGAAAACGTGGTGAAGTCGGGTTTCGTGAAGGAGCTTTATAAATGA
- a CDS encoding ABC transporter substrate-binding protein, whose protein sequence is MTVRLIAAIICVWIAWVSDRAIAATSLRVAYPAPTASFLPLWTAQDAGFFKKHDLAVEVIQVGSSTRGMAALLAGQIDVLAGGGTGGIIAQLQGFNDLAIFGTNVHTWVFSVYSAASINNIAQLRGKKLGVTRFGGTLDFAARYFLKSQGLEAGKDVVLIQIGTSADILTALANGVVESGMMSVPYLFIARRLGLRELVDLSQSGIRYAQAALVAKRSFLRDKRDVMQRFIKSQIEATHFLKTRPADGMKILGRYTRTDDGDILKQAYHYHVDRLLSPVPEIRPDDVRLLLEEAALTNPKARGANPQDFIDEAPVRDVVRSGFVEQLYKK, encoded by the coding sequence ATGACGGTTCGGCTCATCGCTGCGATTATCTGCGTGTGGATCGCTTGGGTATCGGATCGAGCGATTGCCGCGACTTCGCTCCGCGTCGCGTATCCGGCGCCGACGGCTTCGTTCTTGCCGCTGTGGACGGCCCAAGACGCCGGATTCTTCAAAAAGCACGATCTCGCGGTCGAAGTGATCCAGGTCGGATCGTCCACGCGCGGCATGGCCGCTCTCCTCGCCGGCCAGATCGACGTTCTCGCCGGCGGCGGCACCGGCGGCATTATCGCCCAGCTTCAGGGCTTCAACGACCTCGCGATCTTCGGGACCAATGTTCATACCTGGGTGTTTTCGGTTTACTCCGCGGCGTCCATCAATAACATCGCGCAGCTCCGCGGCAAGAAGTTGGGCGTGACCCGGTTCGGCGGGACTTTGGACTTCGCCGCGCGCTATTTTCTGAAAAGCCAGGGGCTGGAAGCGGGCAAAGACGTGGTTCTCATTCAGATCGGCACTTCGGCGGACATCCTCACGGCGCTGGCCAACGGCGTGGTCGAGTCGGGAATGATGTCGGTGCCGTATCTGTTCATCGCCAGGCGGCTGGGACTGCGCGAGCTGGTCGATCTGTCGCAGAGCGGCATCCGCTATGCGCAGGCGGCGCTGGTCGCGAAGCGAAGTTTTCTGCGCGACAAACGCGACGTGATGCAAAGATTCATCAAGTCGCAGATCGAGGCGACGCATTTTCTCAAGACGCGCCCGGCGGATGGGATGAAAATATTGGGCCGCTACACCCGCACCGACGACGGGGACATCCTCAAGCAGGCGTACCATTATCACGTCGACCGGTTGCTCTCGCCCGTTCCGGAAATTCGCCCGGACGACGTGAGACTTCTACTGGAAGAAGCCGCGCTCACGAATCCCAAAGCCAGGGGCGCGAATCCGCAGGATTTCATCGACGAAGCCCCGGTGCGCGACGTGGTGCGCTCGGGCTTCGTCGAGCAGTTGTATAAGAAGTAG